Proteins encoded within one genomic window of Dromaius novaehollandiae isolate bDroNov1 chromosome 7, bDroNov1.hap1, whole genome shotgun sequence:
- the TMEM37 gene encoding voltage-dependent calcium channel gamma-like subunit, translating to MTAVGAQAQRLLAHRRPQKAFFEAFIRSLIILCVAIAVVLSSISICDGRWLFARGELFGLWHFCTVSNSSVLKCVTDLSLADVEGMNVGMILIRSMVAFAVVVAIFGLELLMVSQVCEDANSRRKWSLGSVLILISFLLSSAGVLSFSVLLRDHITFTGFSLTYWCEFIAAFLFFLNGISGLHINSLTYPGSRPGKI from the exons ATGACGGCCGTCGGGGCGCAG gcccagaggctgctggcGCACAGGAGACCACAGAAGGCTTTCTTCGAGGCGTTCATCAGGAGCCTCATCATCCTCTGCGTGGCCATAGCCGTGGTCTTGTCGTCCATCTCCATCTGCGACGGGCGCTGGCTTTTTGCGAGGGGGGAGCTCTTTGGGCTCTGGCACTTCTGCACCGTTAGCAACAGCAGCGTCCTGAAATGCGTCACCGATCTGAGCCTGGCTGATGTGGAAGGGATGAACGTGGGGATGATCCTCATCAGGAGCATGGTAGCCTTTGCTGTCGTGGTAGCCATATTCGGCTTGGAGCTCCTGATGGTCTCCCAAGTCTGTGAAGATGCCAACTCAAGGCGAAAGTGGTCGCTAGGCTCGGTTCTCATCCTCATCTCCTTTTTGCTGTCATCTGCTGGAGTCCTGAGCTTCTCAGTCCTCCTGAGGGATCACATCACCTTCACCGGCTTCTCTCTGACGTACTGGTGCGAGTTCATTGctgccttcctcttcttcctcaacGGGATCAGTGGACTCCACATCAACAGCCTCACGTACCCGGGGAGCAGGCCAGGGAAAATCTAG